The Metabacillus sp. B2-18 genome has a window encoding:
- a CDS encoding type II toxin-antitoxin system PemK/MazF family toxin: MRTNKYKAKLSGFKATPSANIPKMHEDLELIKDSNELLSDLFNVILKQNQYYGIRWLMGLERYVLDQSKKIPRIFRKNLSRGHIVEVELFGHFNKELTFLHPAVVLFDNNKGQLLVAPITSGKHGDSDPLHIDVDSSDGLHHESGICLEAIRGVDKNRVLYQHSKDGKNAKVRSEVLDKIDLAVMEHFMPNMFKKFKDAEIKLIEEQQKNKELMDEIETLKEQLKQSAYQTAAATLEE; the protein is encoded by the coding sequence TTGAGAACAAATAAATACAAAGCGAAACTAAGTGGTTTCAAAGCAACTCCAAGTGCAAATATACCTAAAATGCATGAAGATCTAGAGTTAATTAAAGACAGTAATGAACTACTATCAGATTTATTTAATGTAATACTGAAACAAAACCAATATTATGGTATTCGTTGGTTAATGGGACTGGAAAGATATGTTTTAGACCAATCAAAAAAAATTCCTCGTATCTTTAGGAAAAATCTATCTAGAGGCCATATAGTGGAAGTTGAGTTATTTGGGCATTTTAACAAAGAACTAACATTTTTACATCCTGCAGTAGTATTGTTTGATAATAATAAAGGGCAACTTCTTGTAGCACCTATTACTTCGGGAAAACACGGAGATAGTGATCCTCTTCATATTGATGTTGATTCAAGTGATGGACTTCATCATGAAAGTGGAATTTGTTTAGAGGCTATTCGTGGGGTAGACAAAAATAGGGTTTTATATCAACATTCAAAAGATGGAAAAAATGCAAAAGTTAGATCAGAAGTATTGGATAAGATTGATTTAGCAGTTATGGAGCATTTCATGCCTAATATGTTTAAAAAATTTAAAGATGCAGAAATTAAATTAATTGAGGAACAACAAAAAAATAAAGAATTAATGGATGAAATTGAAACATTGAAAGAGCAATTGAAACAAAGTGCATACCAGACAGCGGCTGCTACTCTAGAGGAATAA